Proteins encoded in a region of the Brevefilum fermentans genome:
- a CDS encoding BMP family lipoprotein, producing MSKKILFVFAILMIGSMLMSACAPAAPKAEEPETAPPAVEEPVVEEPVVEEKKLLVCQITDTGGIDDKSFNQTAWKGIEDAIKGLGIEGKYLESQEVADYEKNLNAFIEEDCDLIITVGFLIADATAAAAGDYPDNKFSIVDFAYDPAINNVVGQLFQTDEAGFLAGYAAAAVTKTGKVGTFGGLPIPTVTIFMKGFVEGVDYYNSVKGTDVVVLGYDLEDETKGLFSMDFDDQQKGRELAISLMDEGADVIMPVAGPVGLGAAAAIQERGNAYLIGVDSDWYLTAPEYAAITLTSVMKMMDATTYQVIESVIDGSFAGGNVIGTLENGGVKIAPFHDLDNLVPADIKAELEQIQADIISGKIKLK from the coding sequence ATGTCCAAGAAAATTCTGTTCGTTTTTGCTATTCTTATGATTGGCAGCATGTTAATGTCTGCCTGCGCCCCTGCCGCACCCAAAGCAGAGGAACCTGAAACGGCACCTCCGGCTGTAGAGGAGCCGGTGGTTGAAGAGCCAGTAGTTGAAGAGAAAAAACTTCTGGTTTGCCAGATCACGGATACTGGCGGTATTGATGATAAATCATTCAACCAGACCGCCTGGAAAGGCATCGAAGATGCCATTAAGGGTCTTGGCATTGAAGGAAAATACCTCGAATCCCAGGAAGTTGCCGATTACGAGAAAAACCTCAATGCATTCATCGAAGAAGACTGTGACTTGATCATCACCGTAGGCTTTTTGATTGCCGATGCCACTGCTGCAGCTGCTGGCGATTATCCGGATAACAAGTTTTCCATCGTCGACTTTGCTTACGATCCAGCCATTAACAACGTCGTTGGACAACTCTTCCAAACCGATGAGGCTGGTTTCCTGGCTGGCTATGCTGCTGCTGCCGTCACAAAGACCGGAAAAGTGGGTACCTTTGGTGGTTTGCCAATTCCTACCGTCACCATCTTCATGAAGGGTTTTGTCGAAGGTGTTGATTACTACAACTCCGTCAAAGGAACCGATGTTGTTGTCCTCGGCTACGATCTGGAAGATGAAACCAAAGGCTTGTTCTCGATGGACTTTGACGATCAGCAAAAGGGTCGTGAGCTGGCTATCTCCTTAATGGACGAAGGCGCTGACGTAATCATGCCCGTGGCTGGCCCCGTTGGACTTGGTGCGGCTGCTGCTATCCAGGAACGCGGAAACGCTTATCTGATCGGCGTTGATTCGGATTGGTACCTGACTGCTCCCGAATATGCTGCCATCACCCTCACCTCTGTGATGAAAATGATGGACGCCACCACATATCAGGTGATCGAATCTGTCATCGACGGCAGCTTTGCTGGCGGGAATGTCATTGGCACGCTTGAAAATGGCGGTGTGAAAATCGCTCCCTTCCATGACCTTGACAACCTGGTCCCAGCAGATATTAAAGCCGAACTCGAGCAGATCCAGGCAGACATCATCTCTGGCAAAATCAAACTTAAATAA
- a CDS encoding ABC transporter ATP-binding protein — protein MEFVLELKGITKQFPGVLANDHINLTLKKGEILALLGENGAGKSTLMNILYGLYQPDEGEIFINGKKAVINSPTDAIQAGIGMVHQHFMLIPVFTVAENIMLGQESVKFGDFLDRAEASKKILEISEQFNLPVNPNDMVRDIPVGIQQKVEIIKLLYREAEILIFDEPTAVLTPQEADELFAIMRSLAKQGKSIIFITHKLREVLEVADRIMVIRLGTVVGETIPAEADKNSLAAMMVGREVNLVVEKEVKVPGDVVVSIQDLVVVDKFKNIVVDHVSLEVRSGEIVGVAGVQGNGQTELVEAITGLRKNSGGLITLLGEDITHATPRQITELGSAHVPEDRQADGLVLPFPTAENLVLCTYYKEPFSKGVVLQYQTILEHAQHLIHDFDIRTPTALTPVSNLSGGNQQKVIIARELSRPIQFLMASQPTRGLDVGSIEYIHKRIVQKRDEGCAVLLVSPELDEVMELSDRIAVMYRGKILAIVDSNMVTKEQVGLMMAGEIPEEGFTAREERLVEKTF, from the coding sequence ATGGAATTTGTTCTTGAACTAAAAGGAATCACCAAACAGTTTCCCGGCGTACTCGCAAACGATCATATCAACCTCACACTGAAAAAGGGTGAGATTTTGGCGCTTTTAGGCGAAAATGGCGCCGGAAAATCGACCCTGATGAACATTCTTTATGGCCTGTATCAACCTGATGAGGGTGAGATCTTCATCAACGGGAAAAAGGCTGTGATCAATTCGCCAACCGATGCCATCCAAGCCGGCATTGGTATGGTCCATCAGCATTTTATGCTCATTCCGGTGTTTACTGTGGCTGAAAACATCATGCTGGGGCAAGAATCAGTGAAATTTGGAGATTTTCTTGATCGTGCCGAAGCCTCAAAAAAGATTTTGGAGATTTCAGAGCAATTTAATTTGCCAGTAAATCCCAATGACATGGTCAGGGATATTCCCGTCGGTATTCAGCAAAAGGTAGAGATTATTAAACTCCTCTATCGCGAAGCAGAAATTTTAATTTTCGATGAACCTACTGCTGTCCTAACGCCGCAAGAAGCAGATGAATTGTTTGCAATTATGCGGTCTCTCGCCAAGCAGGGCAAATCGATCATCTTCATCACTCACAAACTACGCGAAGTACTTGAAGTAGCTGATCGCATCATGGTCATCCGACTGGGCACAGTGGTCGGAGAAACCATACCGGCTGAAGCCGATAAGAACAGCCTGGCAGCCATGATGGTCGGTCGTGAGGTGAACCTGGTTGTTGAAAAAGAGGTTAAGGTCCCGGGTGACGTAGTCGTTAGCATTCAGGACCTGGTTGTTGTTGACAAATTCAAAAACATCGTGGTAGACCACGTTTCATTAGAAGTGCGTTCCGGTGAGATTGTCGGTGTAGCTGGCGTTCAGGGCAACGGTCAAACTGAGCTGGTTGAAGCCATTACTGGTTTACGCAAAAACTCCGGAGGTTTGATCACACTTTTAGGGGAGGATATCACCCACGCCACCCCACGCCAGATCACTGAATTGGGTTCAGCTCATGTTCCCGAAGACAGACAAGCGGACGGGCTGGTATTGCCTTTCCCGACCGCAGAAAATCTGGTTTTATGCACATATTATAAAGAACCTTTCTCAAAAGGTGTCGTCTTGCAATATCAAACCATCCTCGAACACGCACAACACCTGATCCACGATTTTGACATCCGCACACCCACCGCATTAACCCCCGTCAGTAACCTTTCAGGTGGCAATCAGCAAAAAGTGATCATCGCCCGGGAACTTTCTCGTCCTATTCAATTTTTAATGGCTTCGCAACCCACACGCGGCCTGGATGTCGGTTCTATCGAATATATCCACAAACGCATTGTACAAAAACGTGATGAAGGTTGTGCAGTATTGCTCGTTTCACCTGAACTGGACGAGGTCATGGAGCTCTCCGACCGAATTGCTGTCATGTACCGTGGCAAGATACTGGCTATTGTCGATAGCAATATGGTAACCAAAGAGCAGGTTGGTCTGATGATGGCGGGCGAAATACCAGAAGAAGGGTTTACCGCCAGAGAAGAACGCCTTGTAGAAAAGACCTTTTAG